One window of Myripristis murdjan chromosome 8, fMyrMur1.1, whole genome shotgun sequence genomic DNA carries:
- the LOC115363050 gene encoding gastrula zinc finger protein XlCGF57.1-like — protein MSSIQLLRVLLNERLSAAADEIFEAVKKTIAGYEEEILLSKREIRRQRRMLETVLKPDIKINKLAEQPQLALSVWDEDFPSEQQQNCEQDWSSSLGQEEQEPPQPGKTQEELSNCQVVEQQGLEEDDTIRFIFTPPYVKNELDQPQSSYQADGVDKGESDPLPSTSAEQMETKEEGEEAISSGCSAAEHEDSDDEWRGSGLSQSEESDSNDTWKKRAAPRLPMAPKLQRAKKNKSRICCKVCGKSFHANVSLVNHMEVHPKDICGVCGEQFETEENFQVHVKSHVKAEVCNVCGKCFGASSGLETHMRIHTGEKPFNCSECGKSFNCRHNMMRHIRIHTGEKPYPCTVCGKCFNDYSTLKRHLLVHLHDKGLAKGSSSAENENNNTVERKSKSSTSKKQQTRTICEVCGKMFHSMVSLVNHAKSHATDLCGVCGTHFDSEESLKLHLKTHKNGKVCEVCGKCFDSQGNLEMHMRIHTGEKPFLCSECGKSFNCRHNMMRHMRTHTGEKPYLCNVCGRCFSDHSTLKQHSSTHTGEKPHRCEVCGKGFHRKTYVKLHMKSHTAEK, from the exons ATGTCGAGCATTCAGCTCCTCCGAGTCCTGCTGAACGAGCGACTGTCCGCTGCCGCTGACGAGATTTTCGAGGCAGTGAAAAAAACCATTGCGGGTTACGAGGAGGAGATCCTGCTGTCCAAAAGGGAGATCCGCCGGCAGCGCAGGATGCTGGAGACGGTGTTAAAACCAGACATCAAGATCAACAAACTAGCAG AGCAACCACAGCTTGCCCTTTCCGTTTGGGATGAGGACTTTccttcagagcagcagcagaactgtGAGCAGGACTGGAGCTCCAGTTTGGGCCAAGAGGAGCAGGAGCCTCCACAGCCTGGAAAGACCCAGGAAGAGCTCTCCAACTGCCAGGTGGTAGAGCAGCAAGGCTTGGAGGAAGACGACACCATCCGATTCATATTTACTCCTCCATATGTGAAGAACGAGCTTGACCAGCCTCAGTCCAGTTACCAAGCTGATGGAGTGGATAAAGGAGAGAGTGATCCTTTGCCCAGCACCTCGGCTGAGCAGATGGAAacaaaggaggaaggagaggaggcaatTTCCTCAGGCTGTTCTGCAGCTGAACATGAAGACAGTGATGATGAGTGGCGGGGCAGTGGACTGTCTCAAAGCGAGGAAAGTGACAGCAATGACACTTGGAAGAAGAGGGCAGCACCTCGTCTGCCTATGGCACCCAAACTGCAgagagccaaaaaaaacaaatcccgCATCTGTTGCAAAGTCTGtggaaaatcctttcacgccaATGTCTCTTTAGTCAATCACATGGAAGTTCACCCAAAAGACATCTGTGGGGTCTGCGGGGAACAATTTGAGACAGAGGAAAACTTCCAAGTTCATGTGAAAAGCCATGTGAAAGCGGAGGTTTGCAATGTTTGTGGGAAATGCTTTGGGGCCTCCAGCGGTTTGGAGAcgcacatgagaatccacacaggagagaagccCTTCAACTGCAGCGAATGCGGCAAATCCTTTAATTGTCGCCACAACATGATGCGACACATCAGGATACATACAGGAGAAAAGCCGTACCCTTGTACTGTCTGCGGAAAATGCTTCAATGACTACTCCACCTTGAAACGACACCTGCTGGTTCATTTACACGATAAAGGCCTAGCTAAGGGTAGCTCCTccgctgaaaatgaaaacaataacacTGTCGAAAGGAAGAGTAAGAGCTCAACATCAAAAAAGCAGCAGACCCGGACAATATGTGAGGTGTGTGGGAAAATGTTTCACTCCATGGTTTCTCTGGTGAATCATGCCAAAAGTCACGCCACAGACCTCTGTGGCGtttgtgggacacattttgattCCGAAGAAAGCTTGAAGCTCCATCTGAAAACTCACAAAAACGGGAAGGTTTGCGAAGTGTGCGGAAAATGTTTTGACAGCCAGGGGAATCTGGAAATGCATATGAGAATCCACACGGGAGAGAAGCCGTTCCTGTGCAGTGAATGTGGCAAATCCTTCAACTGTCGCCACAACATGATGCGCCATATGCGGacccacacaggagagaagccCTACCTCTGTAACGTCTGTGGTCGGTGTTTCAGTGACCACTCGACTctgaaacaacacagcagcacacacaccggCGAGAAACCGCATCGATGCGAGGTCTGTGGCAAAGGCTTCCATCGTAAAACATACGTGAAACTTCACATGAAGAGCCATACAgctgaaaaataa